From Geoanaerobacter pelophilus:
ATGGCTTTGTTGATCTGTTCGGCGCCGGTGTCCTGTTCTTTGCTGGCGGCCGAGATCTCCTGAACCAGTTCGGCGGTCCGCTGGATGTCGGGCAGGATGTTTGACAGCATGGTCCCGGCTTTCTCGGCTACTTCGACGCTGCTTGCGGAGAGTTCGCTGATCTCGCCGGCAGCGTTCTGGCTCCGTTCTGCCAGTTTCCGCACTTCGCTGGCAACTACTGCAAACCCTTTGCCGTGTTCACCCGCGCGCGCTGCTTCTATGGCGGCATTCAGAGCCAGCATGTTGGTCTGACGGGCGATTTCTTCGATGATGCTGATCTTGTCGGCGATGTCTTTCATGGCTTGAACGGTGGCGGCTACTGCTTTGCCGCCTTCTTTGGCGTCATCGGCGCTC
This genomic window contains:
- a CDS encoding methyl-accepting chemotaxis protein, whose protein sequence is IKNNLNILIDANTRITAAAREVASGNLMVELKERSGEDELMHALSAMVGKLVTVVAEVKEAAANVASGAGQMSSGSEGMSQGASEQAAAAEEASSSMEEMSANIKQNADNAKQTEKIAVKSADDAKEGGKAVAATVQAMKDIADKISIIEEIARQTNMLALNAAIEAARAGEHGKGFAVVASEVRKLAERSQNAAGEISELSASSVEVAEKAGTMLSNILPDIQRTAELVQEISAASKEQDTGAEQINKA